ACGAGAGGGGAAATGAGTACATACGGATGCAGTCAACAACAACTGTGACAATGTTGTTCGGTTCCGCTGTCTTGACAAATGTAATTCTTGTAGGAATTGTCATGAGAGAATTTGAGATTGATGTGCACAATACCAAGCTACTCATCCTCTTGTCAGGGGCAACATTAGGGACTGAGTTATATGTAGGTGCATCTCAATACATTACGATGTGGCAGAAAAGCTTATGTATTTCAATAGTTTAATTCAAAAAttgaaacatttgaaacatcattttgattttaacaTAATATTCTCATTTCTGTGCTTTCATattcaaatgattcattttgagttttcattatCTGTGAGCCATTATTATCAAAAttacatgaaataaaacaaagaaatatttttctctttgtcTGGTGAATATGTATGTTATACAGGTGTCACTTTTTGAATTCAACAAGTTTTCCACGATGTTAAAATGTGCTAAGATGCAATTTAAACCTGACGCAGGACACTAGACACCAATCCAAACGTGTCCTTATTTCATCAGGGGTGAGCTGTGAACATCCAAACTGTAAGGTTTACGAGTTAAACACGAAGCCCCCAGGCTAAAGGTAACAACAGACGCCGAAATTAAAATCTGTTGATCTAAGCTGTTCATTACACGAGAGATAGAGCCCTGTTGCAAAAAGGCAAATCCAAAAGTGATTGATACCCCCAAGAAAAAGGGTTCTTATTACCCATACATGCCACAAATGACATTCTCTTTTTTTGATCCAGGACTGTATACCATTATGATCCATCTCTAAGCTTTACTGATTTGTATGTGGAACCTCACAAAGTTAATCAACTAGTTAAATGCAacatttataatatatattagtCAGAGATATGGCAATTTAAACCGGAAATAATCCACACATATAATAAGCAATTACATGTAAAACATCAAGCATGCAGGAAATCGGCAGTTGTAAACCGAAGACGCCATGTAAAGCAGATGTAATGGTGTGGTTTCATGCTATTCTCTGATTGATCAAAAGGGGTCTGAAGTTCGCATAGCGTCTCTCAGGTTTTAATTGCCTCCGATAGATGCTTCGTGATTTCAATAACCGtgtcaaattaaacaaaaacattattgtGGGTCTTATATTTCACTAATaagttatttgtttattttatggaCGACATATCATCTGTGGTGCTCGGGGGTAGTGTGGTCGATCACCACTTTTGCCTTAAAAACAAACTTCAGGAAAAAGTTTACATAACCAAATCCCGGAAAAGGAGAGCGGAAGATTAGCATTGTTGTGAAAGGAGAAGGACGGTACGGAAGGCAGAAAATTAGTCGATTATGGCTCTTTTCTCAAATGGGTACGCTTTTTAATGACATTATTTCGGTCATCGTTCATGTCCAGGGCGTTAAAGGCAAGTCCAAATACCTTTCAATACAACCCTGGAGCACTGGAAAGATGGGGATGTCTGAATAACTATGAAACATCGAAGAGCAATAACAATCTATTCTGTAATGATTACCTAACGTCTTGCAAAAATGTGCCAACTCTGCCGTTATGATCAGGTAAGTGTAGCTACTTTACTAAATAGTCGACACGGCATGAATACAAAAATGTCTTCCGGGTTACCTGTTGCCGAGCTTTATTAAAATTATAGCCACACATCCTGCTACATTtcttcataaaatgttttgttcaagTTCGATGAGTTCATCGTCACCGCTCCCATTTGTTTAGTAGTGTTTTCCTGCCCCCAGCTCGCTTGTGTTCTCTATGAAATGAGCTGACTCTGGATCAGTGCTTCCAGCAACAAAACACAATGGCCAGAATATCCTGGTATCAAGAGAAGGTGGGTAGGTGTACGTATAAAAGTGGCTATTTATCGCCCGGGAGCGCACAGTGGCCACGGTAAAGTTAAAATAACTGATCGTTATTTGATTATCCTCGTTAATCAAATATTGTTCATGTCACAGATTGGAGCCTATGATCAACAAGTCTGGGAGAAGTCTTTGGAGCAGACAGATTTAAATGTAAGCTTAGGAGAAAATGTGTAAAAGAAGATTGTTCTGCGTTCTTAAATTCAAGTCGTCTCACCACTAGGATTTGGACAGTAAACCCAGAAAGACCGGCCACATCAAGTCAGACCTCATCGATGTTGACTTGGTCCGAGGTTAGAGTCCAAATGCCAAATTGTCACATTTGGAGCCATCATTGCATCGTCCTTTGTAGGGTCCACATTCAGCAAAGCGAAACCACAGAGTCCCTGGACGGCGTTGACTCGTAAGGGTTTGGTCCGCGTGCTGCTGCTCCCCTTCTTCTTCCCGTGGTGGATCCAGGTCACCTCCAAGACAATCTCCTCATGCATTCTGCTCCTCTACTTTATGCAAGGTTGGATACATCCCACACTGATGATAAATATAACAGATAACCCTTGTTTTTCTCTTGATGTACAGGGTAGGATTACACAGTACACCGGATTAGAATACAGTACTACCACAAAACCTTGCTGTCAAAACTGACACGATATGTTCTTTCAGGACTGGTGTTTTAATTAGTGATGAAAGTCCCCAGGATTTTCCTGGAATTCcgaattttcaaattttcatgaaaattcctCTGGAAAATTGAGGCAAAAATTCCTAAAATGAATCtggatattagttgacaacattgaacgaacacgTGTTTGAGATCATTGTTTTTGCTTTCACAAGtgtagccatgttgaggcactAACACTAGTAACAATAACACCCCTGCcctcgcattctcatggcctctCCATATCTCAGAGATTTTGAAATTTTGGCGtgaacggaagccacaaaggtTGCACGTGTGCATAGAAAAGGCAGATtcatcattgaaattcaagtatTTGAAGAGCGTTTcgtgtaaactaattcatgcgtgatTGGCCAGTTACGGCCCCAGCGCAATGTTCAAACAGGTAGACAGGCAAGCTGACATACGTGCAATAGACGCAAGTGTTAGGAACACGTTCAAGTGGTCATGGCTTGAGGAAAAGGACTTGAACTGAGATTTTTGTTGGACTTCGCACCTTCGGTGCTCGCATTTgtattttcaggaaagtccactttcatctctgttTAATAGTgacagtgacagcagcagtctgTGCGTCTACACAGTTCTCTCCCCCTCCTCTGTGTTGAAAATGGGCCTGACAGTTTAATGCGGGGCCAATTGCTTTGGTATCCAATTGAAATGGATGGAAACGCAGTGAATCTGTTCCAGCCACCTATGAACCACCAAGACCAACAAtgtcaaacaaccattcacggtcacaatcacacctagggacaatttagagtgtttagggcagatttatttcaatataataattatcatcatataatttattttcattacTTGTGCAAAACATTTCATCAAAACTATGGGTTTGAGGAAGAACAAGTGATGTTAAAGCCAATATACAAGGTGAAAACTAGCCACTTGATCTGGATATTGTAAATGTAATGTATAAAGTATAATAAATGTAATTCAACCACACAGACAATTTGTGTATTACGCATGGCAATGAAGTGAGGTTATCTTCAGGAGACATCTCCGTTACATGACTTTGTCTTTACTGGATGTCTccatgaaatgaagagaaagaAAGGCGTCAGCTCATTTCCCCATCATGATTTCACCCCCTCCTGCATGGCTCCTCTGTCGATTAAAGATGATAAAAAATGACCCCCTACATGTCGGATCATATTTACTTCCATAAACACTGTTGCACGCTGTTGTCTTTTGCCTGTTTCACTCGGTGTCATGCGTTGGGAATTCAGTTAACATTAGAAGATGCATTTGTGTTTGTAATGTGAATGAGAACTTAAAAAGAGTGGATtcaacatagaaaaaaaagtctgaattcAGAATTGTGCGTCATGACCTGCAGTGTGAACGTAGCCCATCTGACGGTGCCATCTGTTGTACCTGCCAAAATACAAACTGTGCGTAAATGTATTATTCTGCACCTTGCCCTTATTTCCACGGACTGCTTTCAATTCCACGGAGAGCTTTGAAATCCGTGGCAAATACCGCAATCGGGGAATCGCGGATTCCTGTGGGGGGCTAATACATATAGAAGAAGGTCACAACTGCTGAGTAAACTGCAGTAATACGTCATTTTTCACtgtggataaagaatatatgcctgtaagTATTGTAATGTTTTCTTTCTCCGTGCGTTGCTGCAATGATTGCGTTCAAGTATTCTTTGTTGAAAGGCAGGAACACCGCAACTTCGATGCTAGTTTCATCTACCGGCCTTTTTGAGTGTTAGCGTTAAGGTAGCAGACTTCTAAGATAGGTTCTGTGGTTCATTGAAATACACACAAAGTtgtctttattttaaatttaatatTACCAGAAAACTTAAACTGGGAAGGCAATAAACAACTTGAAGCAAGTACTTCTTTTTTGATGGGATGTTCACAATACGCTAATCTGCCGTGTGCTGTGATGTTTGCTGGCACCATTTAGCCCTCCcaatttaagacaaaaaaaatcgtcTGAGCAACTGGTGGGATCTCAGAACAATCACACGTTGGAGCTCTCTCATCAGTTGTGGccccactgatttttttttcaaactcactAAAGTGCAGTGTCTCCATTTTGATCTTTATCAAGGCACAATTACACAAATCTGGCAGAATTTTTGCTACGGTGTTTGTATTAATTCTCATTTGATTGTCCAGGTGTGCTTAATGTTGCCCCCACTGAGTGTATTTACAGCAATTAAGCCTCACACCTGAGCTCCACAGGAAGACAGAGATGTTGTTATTATGCCCTTTTCCCAATAGACCGTTTCAATATCATTCTCCCTCTGTAGTGGCCGCCGTGGCACTCTATGTGGAAGTCCCTGGAGCAAGTGCCAGTGAGGTGTTCGGTCCCTTATGCCTCATGCTGCTCCTGGGGACCGTGCACTGCCAGATTGTGTCTACCGAGTGCAGCCGCTCGCCCTCGGGTGGTCCTGCCACCAGCAACATCAACAATGGCAGCATTCCGGCCCGTAGGAGGAGGTGAGATCATAGCCTTGACCCAAGCAATTTGGGTTCTGTATAGTAAAGTAGTCAGTTGGTTTCTTTCCTGTCTTGGTAAGGCCCAGGAAGAGCAGGGTCCCAAAGAAGTTGGATGAGAAGAATGAGAGCGAGGAGAAGGAGCTGCAAGTCTCATCGCAGTTTGAGGAAGTCCAGCGACCAAAGACAATGGTACTGTCTTCAGTCAAACTCGGTGGAGAAAACCGGGGCGGAAAGGGTGAAAGACACCAGATAAGTTGCAAATGTTCcatcctcccccccaccccctcaaaaaaatactCAGTTGCCTTACATATACAGTGTATGTGTATCCATAGCatctattaaattaaaaacctaACAGTTACAAATGGACCTGACTGCATTGCATTGATTATCACAAATTAAGGCTTTAGCCATTCCAGCGTTACACATTAAACGTGTAAAAGATGTCGGATCTCTTCAAAGGCTGACTATTTATCCTTGTATGACAGTTAAGACTGTTAAAGCTTTACTTAAAACATTGCCCGTCCAGCTAAACTAAAAGTcttaatcttttatttccgatggggaaaaacattttcaagtcaGAGAAATTTGGAAGTCAATTTGTGTTTCTGATTTTATTCCACGTCTGAGGTTTGTACCATtttgacggaaaaaaaagactagatTTTTGTCTGTGCCTTTGGGTGGGGGTTAGGGGGGACATTAATGAAATACAATATATTAACACATAAGAAAGAATATTAACGGATATATGAATTGATATGGTCAGTAAATGGAATGTTGAATCATGATCTAATATAACCAATGTCATATGCTGTTTTGGATTGGAAAAGTTATAGCatggattttgtttgtatttttaattaagtGAATTATACTTTGAAAAGAGACACTGCTCAAACTCTGATATTTGCCATATTGCCACAGAGCAAAAGAAATTCTGGCTTCGGCGCGTCGGACGAGCTCTCGAGTGAGGAAGAAGAGGGCGTGCAACCGGTGGATGTGATTCCCTCCGGTCCTTGCCTGCCATCTGCACCGCCTTCTTCTGTGCGCTCCAGAAATTCCAGCAGCAAAGCTGCAGTCAGGCCTCAGGTGAAACTTCTTGTCCCTGCACAATTTTGTTCATATCAAAGTCTTGATGTGGAAAAATCTatccacaacaaaaataatttttttcacaaaattacacatttcacaaaatattaaaaaagctCACATAGTGTGTTGTTCAATTTTTTCCACTGAAGACTAAACTGTccataagaataagaataagaatacctttattcgtttcataatggagaaattctcaatttacagcagcaacgttatgaaaggaagaaagtagaggAATGAAAAGTATAGGaactgctgtaaaggcagccataGGTGCAAGTTTGACTGTTTGGTGTACAGTCTGTTCCCAGCCACTGGTTGGCATCCAGACAGGGCAGATCCTGCTTCTCCTGTCCACAGCCATCTGGTCTAGTGTCACGCTCACCCAAGACCAGTGCTGCCAATAGTAACTAATATCCGTGTTACTGTTATATGTCAAGTAGTCAGACTACAAGTGCAGTAAATTACATTGATGAACATATCCACTCTTATGTGCATTTGGTGTGAATTTTCAAAGCGCTGCCCATTTACTCACCCAACAGTTGGAATTCACAGTCTGCTAGGAGCAACGGTGAGAAAAAATTGACAAGAGTCAAGTAAGCAGTGCACTCACACATggtgtctctcacacacataacAAATAACTGTGCATTATAGAACTCGTAAGGAAGGGAAACTGGTATTTCCAGCTTGAACATGGTGAAAGACGTGAGAATTTCCAAATTCACATTGCCCTCCGAGCGACTGACATCGTTTTTAGAGCACTGACAAGTCATGTGTTCATAAACAGCAATAGAGCAAAGAGcgacatttgcattttcaatcTTAAAGGTAAAGTCATACCAGATTGTGAGAGTGCAGGAGGACCCCAAAGTTATTTTTATCAATAATGTACATTATAAATGTTGAGTTTTGCCTTTACAAtagtaagtaaaaaaaagactaccggtatttaaatttttatttttgttatgtaTTGAAAGGCTGTTGTTTTAATTACATTAATTGGAATCAATTAAAGagacattttcttttaaaactaaaataattatATGTCAACAAggttgtctttattttattcattctctATTCTTATATGTCACTGTTAAAAATGCACTTGCAAAGAAGTGGCAattgaaaaaatgtcatttttatgttCAGTGGGGTTCTGCTGAATGTAATAATTCACTTTTTAAAGCAAGTAATTCATAAAGTAACTTACCGGGAAGTTATTTTTACAAGGTAATTGTGGCAACACTGCCCAAGACCCTTATAAAGATAATtgccatagaaaatggatgggtgtatGTTTTTCCATGGGCAGATATGTTGAATATACACTCAGCAAGCACTTAATTTGTAATGACATTCACTATTGGAGATATGCACTACAATTCCGCTTCAGACATCAAAGTCAACAGAGCTCAGACATGAAGCccagacaatacaatacatctttatttatatagcgctttcacaacagctgcagctgccaCAAAgagctttacagaacagttaacataaaataacacatAAGACATGGACGGTCATGCAATCAAACCCACTCTTtctgcatacgctttgttgtttgaggcAAATACTGTATAGAGGAAAGAGGAGCTAATCAACGTGTCCTTTcatcagtggatcagagacatcatgctcacaATGTGCAcccgtctgctacaagctaagattgaaagtcaacaagaagccgtagcgtccattgatgaaaaaggagattggttcacttctgccatcccatgtaaatccgcttcaattccaagcgccgactcTCAGCTCCAAATACGCATCTGCGCTCTGCGCCGGCACTTCACCATCCTTAGCTCCACGAGCCAGCCATCCTTCCAGCCAaaccaacgcagactgtccaacagcaccgacatcgCCGCTGAACAAAACTGCTGCCCGttacagacacaaaaaaactcaGGCGCCCAAACTGTTACACACTTGTAAATATTGAAGAAGTTTGATATAGACAGCAGTTTTGCAATCTGTTTGGGGAAGTAACAATCACCATTAACACACCTGAGATCTCAGGAAAATCTTtgggatatttaaaaaaaattggactttTGCCGGtggtttgaaaaatgttcaatttggGGCCAATTTTCGCTGTGTTTACCCTGCTCCACCCTCTGTGTGTAACAACAGGAAGGAGCTGGGGCCTTCATGGCAAAGCCCCGGGAAGTGGAGCGTCTGCGACTCAGTGTGGGCTCCCGGCTGGCCTCCGACACAGACGACACCATGTGGGAGGAACTCCTCCAGGACCCAGACACCGCCTCCACAGTGAGCAGTGACAGTGAGGACAACGGGAGGTTCGCTGGCGACTTTGCACTGCAGCAGACCACCACGCTGAGTAGCGATGACGAGAGTCTACAGCAAGGCATTGCAGGGGTAAAACCAAAACGGCACACCGTTCGTAGATGAATTATATTGTCTTTAACAACTCTATGTGGCATATCGACAGCATCAGCTGTCCTGGCTCCAAGCATGCCATCCTTCCAGGGACCGAGTCAGCGCCATTATATGGGAGCAGGGAGAGTGTAAGAAAGCTGACATGTCCGTACTGGAGATCAGCGGGATCATTCTCTCTCGGGTACAGTAGCTGTTAGATTCTTTACTGAAGCCCTATGGAATCTGATGGGCTGGTGAGGACTAATTCAGTGTTTTCGAACCTGTATTGAGCCACGGCATGCATTTTACTTTCACCAAACCTtatggcacaccaccaaacaaaaatgccacaaaaagtatttttgaactcacccccactcacccatgataaatatgtttatattcatattttataattttagatattttttttattttgtattatcatattttatcatttatatttacttttatactttttgttcttctacttctccctttcatgatttttgctgctgtgaattgggaatttctccattgtgagacaaataactcaattcaactgtatttatagagtatTTTAAAACAGCTaacgctgcatacaaagtgctgtacatggagcaaatatcatatatacaacaataaaacaataaatcaataacaaagacgggagaaagcaccaaacagtaaacaaacagtaaaactaagatcaagtctgggTCATTCTGAGGCAAATGCCAAAGAAGACAGcttcgaaaaatgaatgaatgaattaattcatgAAATTAATGTTGGAAGCCACAGAATATTTGAGCCATCATGCTGGCCGGAGTAATATTCAAGTAACCATGACAATTGCGGCCTGAAAACATGTATGTGTCAAtcaaattaaaacacatttgttcgaatcacagacaaaaaaatcattattgaaattgttattggGGTTTGATGATTGGTTTATGAGGGAGCCCAAAGAATGTGTCTCTCAGCTTTCCAACCTACAGAGTGAAGCACACATTTGACAAATGAGGCACTTTTGAGTAAACATCATCTTGATCAGACAACTCCTCTTGTTAACCTCAAGGTGAAGCTTGCAGAGCAAGGCGTGGGCTACCTGGTGTTTGGCGGGTTAGTGACAGCCACGCTGGCACTCCTGCCCTTTGCCTTCCGCCTGGTACAGCGTCTGGACATGTCCAACCTCAGCTCATCGTCAGCGGCCGAGCTCCTCGAGATCGCTTTTAACCCGGCTAACGCACACGCCTACGCCTTCTTCTTCATCACCGCCGTGCTCAGGGTTTGCCTCACGGGGCTCTTCTTCTTCATGATGTGCGTGGCTGAGAGGACCTATAAGCAGGCGAGTGGCGATGATGGATTGTTACCTCCACCAAGGAGCTTTTGGTTTGCAGGAGGATGCAAAGACGATGATGCGCTCCCTTCTCTGATGCCATCCAATGAGCCCAGAGCCAGCTCACACCTCCATGGGGCTTTACGCAAAATTAGATTATGACGCCCTCTATTTGTGCCTGTAATATTGAAATCATTCACGCACCGGTTATGAACTTGTTGCAAACCAGTCTAGGTGCAGCTCTCGCAGTGTTGTTTAAATGATCCTTTTTAAGCCTGATTTCTCTTTAAactgtgtatattttttaatgaaattattAAGCCTAAATGGGATACTGAAAATGGTGGAGGCCAGTGGTTCTTCAAGGGCAAGTTAAGTAAAAAATGTCCTTGCCATATGGTGTATGCGGCCTGTTTTCTGTATTTCATCGTGTGATGTTCGCaagctgagctgtgattggtcatcACCCGAGCCCTTTGGaattttgatgtcattttcagtcaacaacatgtaaacacaacaaaatagCCGCCCCCTGTTAtaacaacaggtggattttacaGCTTACggtaattcatattccacgaaAGCAACATTGATCGGAATACCAGGCTTCGATGAGTGGTGCcgcataaaacatttttttaaaaaacatctaACTAACAACAACTCATTCTAAAATACAAAttacataaaatacatttcaatccATTGACTGACTGTCCATATCTAATCCTCCGCAGAGACTTTTATTCGCCAAGCACTTTAGCCACCTGACATCTGCTCGCAAAGCCAAAAAGTCAGAGATCCCTCATTTCCGGCTGAAGAAGGTGAAGAACATCAAGATGTGGCTGTCCCTTCGCTCCTTCCTAAGGGTGTGTATTCATTCAACTTTTCCAAGGTCACAACCGCTGCTTGCTTGTCTGAGCGCATCCATTTCCTCATTCATTTGTTGCAGAGGCGAGGGCCGCAGCGCTCCGTCGATGTCATCGTGTCCACCATCTTCCTCCTTGCCCTCTCCATCTCATTCATCATCTGTGCACAGGTAAAGCAGCTTGTTGACAAGAGGTGGTTAGAGTCGACAAATTTTACTCAGGGAAAAGTACTGCTGATTAAAATAATATGACATGAGCAAATGTAGAAAGTTGTCCTCTTCATAACGAATTGAGCAAGGGGGGTACACGATTTCTAATCCAAGAAATATGAATCTGCAACTTCAGATATTGGCCAACAATATCACTTCAGCTAAAGCAAACTTAAATCCAAtcgataaaataagataaatggATATGCTCACCAAGCTTCATCTTTTCTCAAGTTCAAAGTGGAGCTCTTAAGGCTGAAATGGGAATTTTTTTCAGGCACGCACAGATCACGACCGAGTTGTTCTCCTTCATATACTATTGAAAGTGAGGTATAAATTAGTAACTTTGAACACTTGGTTTCTACGTGGGTTGCGGAGACTTCCTGTGAGTCAAATGTCGGTAGTGGTCTCACTCATGTGACAGACACATGACACAACATCACACGCTACATGTAACACACTTGCACAACTCAAACGCACACAAAagactcaccaaaaaaaaaaaaaaaacatgacataccGACACGCACAATTCAGCtcaatacagtatacacaaacacatgcacgcgcTCACACACGTGCGCTCTCACAAAACATACATATACAATATACATGTATgtacacatcacacacattcccaaaaacaacacacactcatgcgcttgtcatttcctttttttttccaacaaaaatATTCTAGTTAAGGTAAAAAGTATGTCACATTAAAAATACTCTGACAAAAGCAATTTAGCCAAAAAGATACTGACATAAATGTGGCAAATTTAATGTATCGCATGACTACCAACCACTGTGTTTCGAACGCAGATTTTTCCTGGcactaatgttttgttttttttaagcttttgcAGAGCCATAAGACCTTCCTAGACTCGCTGACCAACTGGGAACTGATGCTGTGGGCCTCGTCGCTCGTCCTCTTCCTGCTTAGGCTCGCCACACTAGGTTCCGAGACCAACTGCAAGTATAGCAACTCCTCGGTGCTGCTCACTGAACAGGTCAGAACCCGCAAATCACAAAGTCTACTGTGAAACCAGCTTGGAGGCAGCCTTGAATATTGACCCAAAATACTGCACCATCTCATTGTTGCGGTGATGTTTCTAATATTTCCATCCTGTTTTGTAGCCAGTATGTAACTAAAGTTTTGgaaaactattttatttatataccgtattggcccgaatataagacggtgttttttgcactgAAAAAGTCGGTGTCGTCTAAGaatcggggtctagacattatacccattcacgacactagatggcgccagatatcattgaagcgaatgttgAACTTGATTCCACAGGCCCTGTCacgaataataaaaataaaaatagcggtagcacgaagaaggaaaataaaaaatagcggcaaGAAAGAACAGAgatgaaaataatagaagagataacagaaaatggagaaacggcgacaatttggagaaaagtgggctgaaaatcggccaggttaaccggcagctgagggaAAGTTATGatatcatttacatttcaaaaaccagaagccattcatttacgaatgtgattgcactttagtttacatatttaaatgttcagatagtaagatttgaatgaggcaaaataacatgcttttcctctcaaatGTGTTGTTACAATCATTTGTTTccgatgtactgtaattattttctgtataaaaattaatttggtgttcaaaaagtattttttcaaacttcagtcttggaaaaaaagggggtcgtcttataatcagggccttcttctattcttttttttccccacctacTACTACAGGTGAATTGGTGagctgtcgctgttgtgaaagcgctatataaataaagacgtATCGTATCACAATTGTTAAATACTCCTCCTTGATCTCAGTATTGAATCATTTACATATCTATATACAGTaagtatatttatttaaataaatacatatactcGCGCCAACATACTCCTATGACCTTTTTTCTAGAAAATATGACTTTAGTCCTGTAATAGTACTTTcgtttaaaagagaaaaaaaagctactttAAACACAATATAGTCCCGATTTTGCATGTAAATCCCATGACTTTGTTTCTTCTCTACAATTGTGTTGGGGTTTCATTTGAGTGAACAGTTGTacatctacttacgaacgtctcttcatatgaaattttcaagttacgaaacgtctcaacaggaaaatattgccttgttacaaaagacatttctagatacgaaaggtaaaactACATTATGGTCTGCTAgtcgcagctcagagtttcctgaacgcaacatacttaaagctgctctgccattgcctATTGCCGAGCATTATCCGGGCATCCTATTAGCTAAAAGGGACCTCGACCgtatgtgtctttgtgtgtagatagatagatacaggtATGTGTctgtgcagcgt
The DNA window shown above is from Hippocampus zosterae strain Florida chromosome 9, ASM2543408v3, whole genome shotgun sequence and carries:
- the phtf1 gene encoding putative homeodomain transcription factor 1; amino-acid sequence: MARISWYQEKIGAYDQQVWEKSLEQTDLNDLDSKPRKTGHIKSDLIDVDLVRGSTFSKAKPQSPWTALTRKGLVRVLLLPFFFPWWIQVTSKTISSCILLLYFMQVAAVALYVEVPGASASEVFGPLCLMLLLGTVHCQIVSTECSRSPSGGPATSNINNGSIPARRRRPRKSRVPKKLDEKNESEEKELQVSSQFEEVQRPKTMSKRNSGFGASDELSSEEEEGVQPVDVIPSGPCLPSAPPSSVRSRNSSSKAAVRPQEGAGAFMAKPREVERLRLSVGSRLASDTDDTMWEELLQDPDTASTVSSDSEDNGRFAGDFALQQTTTLSSDDESLQQGIAGHQLSWLQACHPSRDRVSAIIWEQGECKKADMSVLEISGIILSRVKLAEQGVGYLVFGGLVTATLALLPFAFRLVQRLDMSNLSSSSAAELLEIAFNPANAHAYAFFFITAVLRVCLTGLFFFMMCVAERTYKQRLLFAKHFSHLTSARKAKKSEIPHFRLKKVKNIKMWLSLRSFLRRRGPQRSVDVIVSTIFLLALSISFIICAQLLQSHKTFLDSLTNWELMLWASSLVLFLLRLATLGSETNCKYSNSSVLLTEQINLYLKIEKKPNKKEELNIVNNVLKLATKLMKELDTPFGLLGLTVNPLIYNITRVVILSAVSAVVSDLLGFNIRLWKIKP